A region of the Nitrososphaerales archaeon genome:
TCTCTTGTTTTGCTAAAACCATAACTCTCGTATTCGCTAACTCTCTCTTCTCTTCCAACTCGCTCAAAATACTATCGCGCTTTACTCTGATCAGTAAAGGTCCGGCAGACTTGTACACTACATCATTTGGGCCGATCTTCTTCAATTCGCTGATGGCCTTTTCAATCCCGGCGAGCTCGAGCTCTACCTGTTGCTTTTGTAGTAGGATCGCTTGTAAATTCTGTTGGAGCTGCTCAAATCTTACCAATTGTTCACGAAGCCATGGTGGGATTTCTTCCCTACTCATACCAATTATACAAGTAGAAACATAAATAAAATTTTTATGGGAGTAGAATGAATCGGTGATGATCGAATCTGACACTCTGCCACAATGAATAGTTGGAGCTAAATAAAGTCGATCTTTACTTATAAGTTGTGATGGATAAAACTTCGTTCGCTACTTTAATCAATCTCAGATATGAGTTGATCACTGCACGAATTTGAGAAATACTATCACCATTTATGTATAACCAGAGTTTATCACCCTCTTTATTCACTTTTAACTCTGTGGAGCGCTTTACTACCACTTCGGGCATTAAAGCTCTGTAGACACTCTCTAAGTAAGCTTCATCAAGCTTTACAGAGATTTCTACCTCGATCTTTTTAATAAAAGGTGTATGTGAATAACTCAACTTTGAATCGATTCTACAGATATGTCGTATGCGCCACCGGCGACTTTAAAGTTGCAGATCGGACATCCCCATATTCCTATCGCTATCCTTTTAAATCTAAGTGAACCGCATTGTGGGCATCTTCTTTTCGACTTTAAAAGTCTAATTACTTTACTATACCGTTTTCTCAGTGTAGCACCATACTTTGCACCCAATCCCGGTAAACTGGATGTCACTTTACCCCTTCCCATATCCGGTCGCCTTCTTTATTATCTCTCTGATCTCCTTACTTTTAACTATTGCAGTTTCGCAGGCGAGTTTGATCTGTTCAAAGGATAAAACACCGGAGCATCCTTTCTGCCCTGCACATAAATTCCCTTCACTATCGATGGTGAGGGTAATTCTTGCATCCATGACCAACTCCTCCTCATGGGTGGGATCTACGATAAGTGCATCACCGATTCTTGCCATCGTTACAGATATTGGTAACGTTCTTATAGGCAATGGAACATATTCATCTAACTTCACAACCTTTCCTTCGTTTGAGACTTTGAATTTAGGGATTCGAGCGGTGAGAAGGGACGATACTACTGCATAAGATGTTGCATCGAAGAGATTACCATCCAAATCTAACATACTCACATCGACATATATTGCAATGACTTTTTCACCTTCTACTAAAACCAGTTTTGATAGGTCGATCATTCCAGATGCTCGAATACCCCTATCCACAACCCTTGCCAACTCTATAGCATCTTCATCCGGAGGGCCAGGTTCGGTGTAGGGTGATGCAAGTGGTAAGACTTCCGCATTCACAACTAAAAGCCCTTCGTTGGGGGTATCGGGAAATGGTTCGCTCACCTCAACTTTAACCCCTGCAATTACCTGTGTATTACCGATGCTCACCTTCGCTGAACCCTCGGCTTTCTCGATGATCCCCGTTTCTATCACAATCGGTCTGTAATCGAGAAGGCCACGGCCATCTAACCTCTTCCCTTTTGATATACATTCTATCATTTGGGCCTTTCTTAACCGTTCTACGATCATCGATTTCTTCGCTGCCATAGCAACTCACTCAACCTGTATTGGTTCAGCACTACCAAAATATTTCTTAATGAGCGCCTCCCTCTGAATTTGATAG
Encoded here:
- a CDS encoding prefoldin subunit beta, encoding MSREEIPPWLREQLVRFEQLQQNLQAILLQKQQVELELAGIEKAISELKKIGPNDVVYKSAGPLLIRVKRDSILSELEEKRELANTRVMVLAKQESRVRESVRELQMKIDEAIRGKTRPSESQAS
- the rrp42 gene encoding exosome complex protein Rrp42 codes for the protein MAAKKSMIVERLRKAQMIECISKGKRLDGRGLLDYRPIVIETGIIEKAEGSAKVSIGNTQVIAGVKVEVSEPFPDTPNEGLLVVNAEVLPLASPYTEPGPPDEDAIELARVVDRGIRASGMIDLSKLVLVEGEKVIAIYVDVSMLDLDGNLFDATSYAVVSSLLTARIPKFKVSNEGKVVKLDEYVPLPIRTLPISVTMARIGDALIVDPTHEEELVMDARITLTIDSEGNLCAGQKGCSGVLSFEQIKLACETAIVKSKEIREIIKKATGYGKG
- a CDS encoding 50S ribosomal protein L37 gives rise to the protein MGRGKVTSSLPGLGAKYGATLRKRYSKVIRLLKSKRRCPQCGSLRFKRIAIGIWGCPICNFKVAGGAYDISVESIQS
- a CDS encoding KEOPS complex subunit Pcc1, encoding MSYSHTPFIKKIEVEISVKLDEAYLESVYRALMPEVVVKRSTELKVNKEGDKLWLYINGDSISQIRAVINSYLRLIKVANEVLSITTYK